One Purpureocillium takamizusanense chromosome 1, complete sequence genomic window carries:
- a CDS encoding uncharacterized protein (COG:S~EggNog:ENOG503P35R) — translation MSPLCPRHPGLLLVRGAKAKRLYKVCEAYMLSPLRPKGQIGRTTHTTGSDKDASPDASGAVRVHVDGRVKNPIPSRLQHIAKKDSGNFSIMHIGVSGTMSEDPDAAARRTSERTAAQARQASQGGWQPPKRSRAAWHTDGPDITNSRLSWQTPAPDATPTPRPQQQPLFTGLPPQEAKSEQARLLTLLRTLHPLLVVDQLCKALAYFGGIPGAPPPADGVFPQSATKNGSGSLLVGWISEIFPHVENPGSIAPPLQLPPRSSAPDAPNWGNVVPSGATPGKRPRGRPKGSKSSKARKDKGIKKSRPAAIQSAGGPQPAAGGDRDEIIDATLTTTAAGAAPEQLQPVVIHAETSAPNLPASSLDPDSSTLSTPSGKKRGRPKGSKNRPKNKPDAPQEPSDQQSAEPPAPANRDTNTAPPTSGADPSLSALSSGGIGSGSAPANSASNNGALRPDPSSTRATVSFVPGSQIQSQPHLHHAQPPVPSEMPPQTGDSRGTKKRAAESNDQVSTAAKGHQNEPSEKPEKPEKAPKPKRRRVTKDVESSLAIGVAQATEPDMGTTRPVSQSFTNESTTQPTSRSLDSQDSIDDGQPILRAGPSLGSPQNHPPQRQRQHQQIQKQQFAPQKPNVSPTLTGTERRARPPIQTPSPQTRDTTTALYGLQAHSGMSPQMLYAQQQREEHLRQPQQQQQHHQQPQKPQQPQTTAPHRTNANMAHEKTTDRHPQYRQNMAAQASFGSAVPGSSQQRNMGAGRGQRQGPPQQPVVRQPHGVANQNRPQLQQQLGEMNSFASYGEQSFLNMDYGLTERDLQDAEAVMGRHDG, via the coding sequence ATGTCTCCGCTCTGCCCTCGGCACCCAGGGCTGCTCCTGGTTCGAGGCGCAAAAGCAAAACGCCTATACAAGGTTTGTGAAGCGTACATGCTCTCGCCTTTACGCCCCAAGGGGCAGATAGGCCGTACAACACACACAACAGGCTCTGACAAAGATGCTTCGCCAGATGCTTCGGGCGCCGTTCGCGTTCATGTCGACGGCCGGGTCAAGAATCCGATTCCCAGCAGACTCCAGCATATCGCCAAGAAAGACAGCGGCAACTTCTCCATCATGCACATTGGTGTCTCCGGCACCATGTCCGAAGACCcggatgctgctgcacgacGCACCAGTGAGAGGACTGCAGCACaagccaggcaggcgagCCAAGGGGGCTGGCAGCCGCCCAAACGCTCACGCGCGGCCTGGCACACTGACGGCCCCGACATTACCAACTCGAGGCTCTCCTGGCAAACTCCAGCGCCGGAtgcgacgccgacaccgcgaccacagcagcagcctctcTTCACCGGCCTGCCGCCTCAGGAGGCCAAGTCGGagcaggcgcggctgcttACCCTGCTTCGAACCCTGCAtccgctgctggtggtggacCAGCTGTGCAAGGCTCTGGCGTATTTTGGCGGGATTCCTGGCGCTCCGCCTCCCGCGGACGGTGTGTTTCCCCAGAGCGCGACTAAGAACGGGTCCGGTTCGCTTCTCGTGGGCTGGATCTCCGAAATCTTCCCTCACGTTGAAAACCCGGGTTCGatcgcgccgccgctacaACTCCCGCCCCGGTCATCCGCACCCGACGCGCCAAACTGGGGCAATGTGGTGCCTTCTGGCGCAACTCCGGGCAAGAGACCCCGGGGCCGACCCAAAGGCAGCAAAAGCTCAAAGGCCCGCAAAGACAAAGGAATCAAAAAGTCTCGCCCAGCTGCCATCCAGAGCGCCGGCGGTCCGCAGCCCGCTGCAGGAGGTGATCGTGATGAGATCATCGACGCTACCTTGACCACTACTGCGgcaggcgccgcgccagaACAGCTTCAGCCCGTGGTTATCCATGCGGAAACATCCGCGCCGAATCTCCCGGCAAGCAGCCTCGACCCGGATTCGAGCACCTTGAGTACTCCCAGTGGGAAGAAGAGGGGCAGGCCTAAGGGGTCCAAGAACCGTCCCAAGAATAAGCCTGATGCTCCGCAGGAACCCTCCGATCAGCAAAGCGCGgaaccgcccgccccagcaAACCGAGACACCAATacagcgccgccaacatcTGGCGCTGACCCAAGTCTCTCCGCTCTGTCCAGCGGAGGGATTGGCTCAGGCTCAGCTCCGGCGAATTCGGCCTCTAATAACGGTGCATTGCGGCCAGACCCATCTAGCACCAGGGCTACTGTGTCGTTCGTCCCCGGCTCACAGATCCAGAGCCAGCCACACCTTCACCATGCTCAACCGCCCGTACCGTCAGAAATGCCGCCTCAAACTGGCGATTCAAGAGGGACAAAGAAGCGAGCAGCAGAGAGTAACGATCAAGTGTCGACTGCAGCGAAGGGTCACCAAAATGAGCCATCAGAAAAGCCAGAAAAGCCAGAAaaggcgccgaagccgaagagAAGGCGCGTGACGAAAGATGTAGAATCCAGCTTGGCAATAGGAGTGGCGCAAGCGACGGAGCCAGACATGGGAACCACGCGACCTGTGTCTCAGAGCTTCACCAACGAATCAACGACGCAGCCAACGTCGAGAAGCCTCGATTCCCAAGACTCCATTGATGACGGCCAGCCCATCCTGAGGGCGGGGCCGAGCTTAGGAAGCCCCCAGAATCATCCGCCtcaacgccagcgccagcaccaaCAGATCCAGAAGCAGCAATTTGCCCCTCAGAAACCAAATGTATCACCAACTCTGACGGGAACCGAGCGGCGTGCTCGTCCTCCCATTCAAACCCCGTCCCCACAGACAAGAGATACAACCACGGCCTTGTACGGGCTGCAAGCTCATTCGGGTATGTCGCCGCAAATGCTCTATGCTCAACAACAGCGCGAGGAACACctgcggcagccgcagcaacagcaacagcatcatCAGCAACCACAAAaaccgcagcagccccagacGACAGCTCCTCATCGCACAAACGCAAACATGGCTCACGAGAAAACCACGGACCGCCATCCGCAGTACCGACAAAACATGGCGGCACAAGCTTCCTTTGGCTCCGCGGTGCCTGGCAGCTCTCAGCAACGTAACATGGGAGCTGGTCGAGGCCAACGACAAGGCCCACCCCAGCAACCAGTAGTCCGACAGCCGCATGGAGTGGCCAACCAGAACCGAccgcagctccagcagcagctcggcgagatGAACTCATTTGCTTCGTATGGGGAACAGAGCTTCCTCAACATGGACTATGGGCTTACGGAGCGGGATCTCCaagatgccgaggccgtcatgGGACGCCATGACGGGTGA
- the MET14 gene encoding Adenylyl-sulfate kinase (COG:F~EggNog:ENOG503NW9X) — MATNITWHPSLSRRERNQLRGQRGLTIWLTGLSASGKSTVATALEQHLLHLGRAAYRLDGDNVRFGLNKDLGFSEADRNENIRRIGEVARLFADASTVAITSFISPYRADRDLARKLHAASTAGGDGDEPIPFVEVYVDVPLEVAEQRDPKGLYKKARAGEIKDFTGISAPYEEPLNPEITIKTHENSVEECVAQITQWLADKGYITIP, encoded by the exons ATGGCAAC AAACATCACCTGGCACCCCTCCCTctcgcgccgcgagcgcaaCCAGCtccgcggccagcgcggcctcACCATCTGGCTCACCGgcctctccgcctcgggcaagtccaccgtcgccaccgccctggAGCAGCACCTCctgcacctcggccgcgccgcctaccgcctcgacggcgacaacgtcCGCTTCGGCCTCAACAAGGACCTCGGCTTCTCCGAGGCCGACCGCAACGAGAACATCCGACGcatcggcgaggtcgcccgcctctTCGCAGACGCCtccaccgtcgccatcacctCCTTCATCTCCCCCTACCGCGCCGAccgcgacctcgcccgcaagctgcacgccgccagcaccgccggtggtgacggcgacgagcccatcCCCTTCGTCGAGGTCTACGTCGACGTGCccctcgaggtcgccgagcagcgcgacCCCAAGGGCCTCTACAAaaaggcccgcgccggcgagatcAAGGACTTCACCGGCATCTCCGCCCCCTACGAGGAGCCCCTCAACCCAGAAATCACCATCAAGACCCACGAGAACTCGGTCGAGGAGTGCGTCGCCCAGATCACCCAGTGGCTCGCCGACAAGGGCTACATCACCATCCCGTAG
- a CDS encoding uncharacterized protein (EggNog:ENOG503NYQ2) — protein MDPPSEPPRPLSTDAEAIDTPHLARFEFSEQGTKILMVEWHPGDVAASASSSASASASASARPDNTTVTSSRPAAAPKPDSDPASPPPPGLDRPALDSAAAWEVSWPGKSTVLPARDADQDAAGACRRVYFLLPQEASIPPAVTIARPGRPSLVVKPLPAIFPDGFDADAGARGVLHTLWAKKRLSELDREMDAELRANAESVGLEMALAEKKWIVDNFFRPPPAPSTSAPLSPRSPVPGRLGDKLKGLKLATSATDLLPSPTGWCHRLDKATPLPSFVLVHKLTTTVSLANTFTGAGVTSHTLLPQMGDVAVPSFSAIARGNGNGNGYAAPASLDAAVKGVLSSHPGPADGEDDLFALPISPRSPDMKKSPFSIL, from the coding sequence atGGATCCCCCCTCGGaacctcctcggccgctgTCCACCGATGCTGAGGCGATAGACACGCCTCACCTCGCCAGATTTGAGTTTAGTGAACAGGGCACCAAGATACTCATGGTTGAGTGGCATCCCGGCGACGTTGCTGCAtcggcctcttcctctgcctccgcctccgcttCTGCCTCTGCCCGGCCCGATAACACGACCGTAACCAGCTCTCgacccgccgcggcccccaAACCCGACTCGGACCCGGCGTCGCCCCCTCCGCCCGGCTTGGACCGCCCGGCACTggactcggccgccgcctgggaGGTGTCGTGGCCCGGCAAGTCGACCGTCCTTCccgcccgcgatgccgaTCAGGACGCCGCTGGCGCCTGTCGCCGAGTCTACTTCCTCCTGCCCCAGGAGGCTTCCATCCCCCCAGCCGTAACCATCGCTCGTCCCGGGCGGCCGAGCCTGGTGGTCAAGCCGCTCCCCGCCATCTTCCCAGACGGGTTCGACGCGGATGCCGGTGCCCGGGGCGTGCTTCACACCTTGTgggccaagaagcgcctGTCTGAGCTGGACCGTGAGATGGACGCCGAGCTCCGGGCAAACGCAGAGAGCGTCGGGCTCgagatggccttggccgaaAAGAAGTGGATAGTTGACAACTTCTTCCGCCCACCCCCGGCCCCGTCGACATCTGCGCCGCTGTCTCCGCGATCACCGGTGCCAGGGCGGCTGGGagacaagctcaagggcctCAAACTCGCCACATCCGCCACCGACCTACTCCCAAGCCCGACAGGTTGGTGCCACCGCCTCGACAAGGCGACTCCCCTGCCCTCTTTTGTTCTTGTACACAAACTAACCACGACTGTCTCACTAGCCAATACGTTTACGGGTGCCGGCGTCACGTCCCATACGCTGTTGCCCCAGATGGGCGACGTTGCCGTCCCGTCTTTTTCTGCCATTGCACGCGGAAACGGAAACGGCAACGGCTacgcagcgcccgcgtcccTCGACGCAGCTGTCAAGGGCGTTTTGTCATCGCACCCTGGGCCTGCAGATGGAGAGGATGACCTCTTCGCTCTTCCCATCAGCCCTAGAAGTCCCGATATGAAGAAGAGCCCCTTCAGCATCCTATGA
- a CDS encoding uncharacterized protein (COG:S~EggNog:ENOG503P35R), whose product MAPTLPSATTASRIARSPDVDTVPDAEQTANGNGAAEDASPRSHIAETGAETTVAAALVDRSSSTSTQAPTLTPVNVSALPSAPRAAPGSRRKSKTPIQDASGAVRVHVDGRVKNPIPSRLQHIAKKDSGNFSIMHIGVSGTMSEDPDAAARRTSERTAAQARQASQGGWQPPKRSRAAWHTDGPDITNSRLSWQTPAPDATPTPRPQQQPLFTGLPPQEAKSEQARLLTLLRTLHPLLVVDQLCKALAYFGGIPGAPPPADGVFPQSATKNGSGSLLVGWISEIFPHVENPGSIAPPLQLPPRSSAPDAPNWGNVVPSGATPGKRPRGRPKGSKSSKARKDKGIKKSRPAAIQSAGGPQPAAGGDRDEIIDATLTTTAAGAAPEQLQPVVIHAETSAPNLPASSLDPDSSTLSTPSGKKRGRPKGSKNRPKNKPDAPQEPSDQQSAEPPAPANRDTNTAPPTSGADPSLSALSSGGIGSGSAPANSASNNGALRPDPSSTRATVSFVPGSQIQSQPHLHHAQPPVPSEMPPQTGDSRGTKKRAAESNDQVSTAAKGHQNEPSEKPEKPEKAPKPKRRRVTKDVESSLAIGVAQATEPDMGTTRPVSQSFTNESTTQPTSRSLDSQDSIDDGQPILRAGPSLGSPQNHPPQRQRQHQQIQKQQFAPQKPNVSPTLTGTERRARPPIQTPSPQTRDTTTALYGLQAHSGMSPQMLYAQQQREEHLRQPQQQQQHHQQPQKPQQPQTTAPHRTNANMAHEKTTDRHPQYRQNMAAQASFGSAVPGSSQQRNMGAGRGQRQGPPQQPVVRQPHGVANQNRPQLQQQLGEMNSFASYGEQSFLNMDYGLTERDLQDAEAVMGRHDG is encoded by the exons ATGGCTCCGACCCTCC CCTCTGCAACTACAGCTTCACGCATAGCGCGGTCCCCCGATGTCGACACGGTGCCAGACGCCGAGCAGACCGCCAATGGCAACGGCGCGGCCGAAGATGCGTCTCCTCGGTCACATATCGCGGAGACTGGTGCAGAGACAACGGTGGCAGCTGCTCTCGTCGACAGGAGTTCCTCTACATCTACTCAAGCTCCAACACTCACTCCTGTGAATGTCTCCGCTCTGCCCTCGGCACCCAGGGCTGCTCCTGGTTCGAGGCGCAAAAGCAAAACGCCTATACAAG ATGCTTCGGGCGCCGTTCGCGTTCATGTCGACGGCCGGGTCAAGAATCCGATTCCCAGCAGACTCCAGCATATCGCCAAGAAAGACAGCGGCAACTTCTCCATCATGCACATTGGTGTCTCCGGCACCATGTCCGAAGACCcggatgctgctgcacgacGCACCAGTGAGAGGACTGCAGCACaagccaggcaggcgagCCAAGGGGGCTGGCAGCCGCCCAAACGCTCACGCGCGGCCTGGCACACTGACGGCCCCGACATTACCAACTCGAGGCTCTCCTGGCAAACTCCAGCGCCGGAtgcgacgccgacaccgcgaccacagcagcagcctctcTTCACCGGCCTGCCGCCTCAGGAGGCCAAGTCGGagcaggcgcggctgcttACCCTGCTTCGAACCCTGCAtccgctgctggtggtggacCAGCTGTGCAAGGCTCTGGCGTATTTTGGCGGGATTCCTGGCGCTCCGCCTCCCGCGGACGGTGTGTTTCCCCAGAGCGCGACTAAGAACGGGTCCGGTTCGCTTCTCGTGGGCTGGATCTCCGAAATCTTCCCTCACGTTGAAAACCCGGGTTCGatcgcgccgccgctacaACTCCCGCCCCGGTCATCCGCACCCGACGCGCCAAACTGGGGCAATGTGGTGCCTTCTGGCGCAACTCCGGGCAAGAGACCCCGGGGCCGACCCAAAGGCAGCAAAAGCTCAAAGGCCCGCAAAGACAAAGGAATCAAAAAGTCTCGCCCAGCTGCCATCCAGAGCGCCGGCGGTCCGCAGCCCGCTGCAGGAGGTGATCGTGATGAGATCATCGACGCTACCTTGACCACTACTGCGgcaggcgccgcgccagaACAGCTTCAGCCCGTGGTTATCCATGCGGAAACATCCGCGCCGAATCTCCCGGCAAGCAGCCTCGACCCGGATTCGAGCACCTTGAGTACTCCCAGTGGGAAGAAGAGGGGCAGGCCTAAGGGGTCCAAGAACCGTCCCAAGAATAAGCCTGATGCTCCGCAGGAACCCTCCGATCAGCAAAGCGCGgaaccgcccgccccagcaAACCGAGACACCAATacagcgccgccaacatcTGGCGCTGACCCAAGTCTCTCCGCTCTGTCCAGCGGAGGGATTGGCTCAGGCTCAGCTCCGGCGAATTCGGCCTCTAATAACGGTGCATTGCGGCCAGACCCATCTAGCACCAGGGCTACTGTGTCGTTCGTCCCCGGCTCACAGATCCAGAGCCAGCCACACCTTCACCATGCTCAACCGCCCGTACCGTCAGAAATGCCGCCTCAAACTGGCGATTCAAGAGGGACAAAGAAGCGAGCAGCAGAGAGTAACGATCAAGTGTCGACTGCAGCGAAGGGTCACCAAAATGAGCCATCAGAAAAGCCAGAAAAGCCAGAAaaggcgccgaagccgaagagAAGGCGCGTGACGAAAGATGTAGAATCCAGCTTGGCAATAGGAGTGGCGCAAGCGACGGAGCCAGACATGGGAACCACGCGACCTGTGTCTCAGAGCTTCACCAACGAATCAACGACGCAGCCAACGTCGAGAAGCCTCGATTCCCAAGACTCCATTGATGACGGCCAGCCCATCCTGAGGGCGGGGCCGAGCTTAGGAAGCCCCCAGAATCATCCGCCtcaacgccagcgccagcaccaaCAGATCCAGAAGCAGCAATTTGCCCCTCAGAAACCAAATGTATCACCAACTCTGACGGGAACCGAGCGGCGTGCTCGTCCTCCCATTCAAACCCCGTCCCCACAGACAAGAGATACAACCACGGCCTTGTACGGGCTGCAAGCTCATTCGGGTATGTCGCCGCAAATGCTCTATGCTCAACAACAGCGCGAGGAACACctgcggcagccgcagcaacagcaacagcatcatCAGCAACCACAAAaaccgcagcagccccagacGACAGCTCCTCATCGCACAAACGCAAACATGGCTCACGAGAAAACCACGGACCGCCATCCGCAGTACCGACAAAACATGGCGGCACAAGCTTCCTTTGGCTCCGCGGTGCCTGGCAGCTCTCAGCAACGTAACATGGGAGCTGGTCGAGGCCAACGACAAGGCCCACCCCAGCAACCAGTAGTCCGACAGCCGCATGGAGTGGCCAACCAGAACCGAccgcagctccagcagcagctcggcgagatGAACTCATTTGCTTCGTATGGGGAACAGAGCTTCCTCAACATGGACTATGGGCTTACGGAGCGGGATCTCCaagatgccgaggccgtcatgGGACGCCATGACGGGTGA
- the VMA5 gene encoding Vacuolar ATP synthase subunit C (BUSCO:EOG092631MU~EggNog:ENOG503NVXU~COG:C): protein MSTKYALVSLPLNAFDSSDKGDAISSLSATVSADNAAVTPFGIPDFKIGTLDALVQQADELAKLEASCQAVVAKVGDSLRQVLNNDEERLASYKMVNDKPTDQYLRSFTWNKIRYRADKPLGELIDTLQKELVNVDNDVKTKFNQYNTVKTNLAALQRRQTGNLATKSLTPIVDPKLLIQDSEYIETHLIAVPTNVKKEFLKAYETLSPMVVPRSAVEIDHDEEFTLFAAATFKKYSADFIHKCREQKWTPRQYTYVEGGREEEQRELDKVTNEERKVCGEALRMGRTGWSESVMVWIHVLTLRVFVEAVLRYGLPLDYVTALIKTTPKLAPKVKTALDSSYSYLGGNAFGRDKRGRVTKDDAAMSSEMAAAGLGTGEGHEYTAYVYYELEFP from the exons atgtcgacAAAATACGCGCtggtgtcgctgccgctcaaCGCCTTCGACTCGAGCGACAAAGGTGACGCCATCTCGTCGCTGAGCGCCACCGTCTCCGCCGACAATGCTGCCGTCACCCCCTTCGGCATCCCCGACTTCAAGATCGGAACCCTTGACGCTCTCGTACAGCAGGCCGAtgagctggccaagctcgaggcctCGTGCCAGGCCGTCGTGGCCAAGGTCGGCGATTCGCTGCGGCAGGTGCTcaacaacgacgaggagcgcctcgcTTCGTACAAGATGGTCAACGATA AACCGACGGACCAGTACCTCCGTAGCTTTACCTGGAACAAGATCCGATATCGTGCCGACAAGCCGCTGGGCGAGCTGATTGACACTCTGCAAAAG GAGCTCGTCAACGTGGACAACGACGTCAAGACCAAGTTCAACCAGTACAACACGGTCAAGACGAACCTCGCAGccctccaacgccgccagAC TGGAAACCTCGCCACCAAGTCGCTGACACCCATCGTCGACCCGAAGCTCCTGATTCAAGACTCCGAGTACATCGAGACGCATCTCATCGCGGTGCCAACCAACGTCAAGAAGGAGTTCCTCAAGGCGTACGAGACGCTGTCGCCCATGGTGGTGCCCCGCTCTGCCGTCGAAATCGACCACGATGAGGAGTTCACTCTatttgcggcggcgacgttcAAGAAGTACAGCGCCGATTTTATTCACAAATGCAGAGAGCAAAAGTGGACGCCGCGTCAGTACACATATGTCGAGGGAGGACGGGAAGAGGAGCAAcgcgagctcgacaaggtgACAaacgaggagcgcaaggtcTGCGGTGAGGCTCTGCGCATGGGACGGACAGGGTGGAGCGAGAGCGTCATGGTCTGGATCCACGTCCTCACTCTGAGAGTGTTCGTCGAGGCGGTGCTGCGCTACGGTCTGCCGCTCGACTACGTAACGGCGCTGATCAAG ACGACGCCAAAGCTGGCGCCCAAGGTCAAGACGGCTCTCGACTCGAGTTACTCATacctcggcggcaacgcgTTTGGGCGAGACAAACGCGGTAGGGTCACCAAGGACGATGCAGCTATGAGTtcggagatggcggcggccgggctgggAACGGGAGAGGGGCATGAGTATACGGCATACGTCTACTACGAGTTGGAGTTTCCCTAG
- a CDS encoding uncharacterized protein (COG:S~EggNog:ENOG503NYB7), with protein MAEHRPATAMDPPHITEFASERYFEKLSQLNASQQLHHHHEPTEGSAATVSSSSTFILPLRESRHAEADVSRLVETKRDKSRFFSIRRKVSHLHTKVHSLESEPVALPQTRASTESIRKRFEPALQTPANLPNANRLRFVLISAPFDQLFLAMPNELQVQIISTLPLTDVLNLRLASKSWHALITLNEAPIVRYHLDNHIPAYALRLYPISDNSEFTFHYLCSLWHRLHVAAKLAYLMCEWITKDIFLRQSESQRAAFAPQHERMRRRLIPLLFTVFHFFETYRKLHLKHLAEHGGQGLQREPYTINPIEREIMGMYDDRTLLRVHEVFPLVISSFCRRLRPPTYVGRVERSIRGYLRERPSDDVHVAILCIGGLRQVERLWEIKGYNSRRAAVDSWYHGLTKDYGADAPSKSRLGLKGFSRKKSTSGDRPVGRFSFSEGTSKVRSPTGSIDATNAGCYFDPNWVFNTSLSADVPMAQLGKEKAQSLLNDLPVLQQIWLTTAEATILDRGIVPRTQDIKRNQQVMLDLIREDGIDEEDEWWYGRNIPESVRPPASATDEDAD; from the coding sequence ATGGCTGAACATcgccccgccaccgccatggACCCCCCTCATATCACGGAGTTCGCTTCAGAGCGGTACTTCGAAAAGCTCAGCCAGCTCAATGCTAGCCAACAGCTCCATCACCATCATGAGCCGACAGAaggctccgccgccaccgtctcctcgtcctcgacattTATTCTGCCGCTGCGTGAATCGAggcacgccgaggccgatgtTTCCAGACTGGTCGAGACAAAGCGGGACAAGAGCCGTTTCTTCAGTATACGGCGCAAAGTGAGCCATTTGCACACGAAAGTTCATAGTCTGGAGTCTGAGCCTGTCGCTCTCCCTCAGACTAGAGCATCCACTGAATCGATACGAAAAAGGTTTGAACCGGCCCTGCAGACCCCAGCTAATCTTCCAAACGCCAATCGCTTACGTTTTGTTCTTATCAGTGCCCCCTTCGATCAACTTTTCCTTGCGATGCCCAACGAACTTCAGGTTCAGATAATATCAACACTACCCTTGACTGACGTTCTCAATCTCCGACTCGCCTCAAAATCATGGCATGCGTTAATCACATTAAACGAAGCCCCGATTGTGCGGTACCACCTCGACAACCACATTCCCGCCTACGCGCTCCGACTCTATCCTATATCCGACAACAGCGAATTTACTTTCCACTATCTTTGCAGCCTCTGGCACCGATTGCACGTTGCCGCCAAACTGGCATATCTCATGTGCGAATGGATCACCAAGGACATATTCCTTCGACAATCAGAATCACAGCGAGCGGCATTCGCGCCTCAACACGAACGAATGCGCAGGCGCCTCATACCGCTACTTTTCACTGTGTTTCATTTTTTCGAGACGTATCGAAAGCTCCACCTCAAGCACCTCGCCGAACATGGGGGGCAGGGTCTGCAGCGAGAGCCGTACACCATCAATCCGATCGAGAGGGAGATCATGGGCATGTACGATGACCGAACCCTTTTGAGAGTCCACGAGGTTTTCCCTCTGGTCATATCTTCCTTTTGCCGCCGcttgcggccgccgacgtacGTCGGTAGGGTCGAACGATCTATTCGAGGCTACCTACGAGAACGCCCGTCTGACGATGTCCATGTGGCCATCCTGTGCATTGGCGGTTTGCGACAGGTGGAGAGACTTTGGGAGATCAAGGGATATAACagccgacgagccgccgtTGATTCTTGGTATCACGGGCTCACCAAAGATTACGGGGCCGATGCGCCTTCCAAGTCACGCCTCGGTCTGAAAGGGTTCAGCCGGAAAAAGTCGACGAGCGGCGACCGACCAGTTGGACGGTTCTCTTTCAGTGAGGGGACCAGCAAGGTTCGAAGCCCTACGGGCTCAATCGATGCTACCAACGCTGGCTGCTATTTCGACCCAAATTGGGTATTTAACACAAGTCTCTCGGCCGATGTCCCCATGGCGCAGCTTGGCAAGGAAAAGGCCCAAAGCCTGCTCAACGATTTGCCAGTCCTCCAGCAAATTTGGCTGACCACTGCCGAAGCCACCATTCTCGATCGTGGCATCGTTCCGAGGACGCAAGACATTAAGCGCAACCAGCAGGTCATGCTCGACCTCATCCGCGAGGATGGCatcgatgaggaggacgagtGGTGGTACGGGCGAAACATACCAGAATCAGTCCGGCCTCCCGCAAGCGCCACAGATGAAGATGCCGACTAA
- a CDS encoding Adenylyl-sulfate kinase (EggNog:ENOG503P2HS~COG:S) has product MFSRQLGRAGRRLARQTYTTPRCQQGPWTSRVAMAPGRGLQRRAYSASGEAASTGQSSGAGGLFRKAATYAAVGAAFSAIGAAAAWKTLTAHGLGFYSDEESLLRFNASEVDDEARRIEETINKHPLVAELRSRPGFTESRPHMKMPAQYSGRSLTGGALIGPGKIPVPAFCWTEAGGKSFVSVVYVGDNLCGHPGIIHGGLLATMLDEGLAWCCFGALPHNIGVTAFLNINYRKPAPAGSFLVLRAETTKVEGRKAWVKGHIELLAEPGETPTVLTEAEALYVSPKYAAMMPRIH; this is encoded by the exons ATGTTCAGTCGGCAGCTGGGACGCGCGGGACGCCGCCTGGCGCGACAGACATACACGACGCCGCGGTGCCAACAGGGGCCTTGGACAAGTCGCgtcgcgatggcgccggggCGCGGGCTCCAGCGACGGGCGTACTCGGCGTCCGGAGAGGCGGCATCGACTG GGCAGTCGAGCGGAGCCGGAGGGCTGTTCCGCAAGGCGGCGACGTatgcggccgtgggcgcggcGTTCAGCGCcatcggggcggcggcggcgtggaagACGCTGACGGCGCACGGGCTCGGATTCtactcggacgaggagagccTGCTGCGGTTCAACGCGAgcgaggtggacgacgaggcgcggcgcatcgagGAGACGATCAACAAGCACCCGCTGGTGGCGGAGCTGCGGTCGCGGCCGGGCTTCACCGAGTCGCGGCCGCACATGAAGATGCCGGCGCAGTACAGCGGGCGCAGCCTCACGGGCGGGGCGCTCATCGGGCCGGGCAAGATCCCGGTGCCGGCGTTCTGCTGGACCGAGGCCGGGGGCAAGTCGTTCGTGTCGGTGGTGTACGTGGGCGACAACCTGTGCGGGCACCCGGGCATCATCCACGGGGGCctgctggcgacgatgctggaCGAGGGCCTGGCGTGGTGCTGCTTCGGGGCGCTGCCGCACAACATTGGCGTGACGGCCTTTCTCAACATCAACTACCgcaagccggcgccggcgggcagcttcctggtgctgcgcgccgagaCGACAAAGGTGGAGGGCCGCAAGGCGTGGGTCAAGGGCCACattgagctgctggccgagccgggcgagacgccgacggtgctgaccgaggcggaggcgctcTACGTGTCGCCCAAGTACGCTGCT ATGATGCCACGCATTCACtga